The Triticum aestivum cultivar Chinese Spring chromosome 3A, IWGSC CS RefSeq v2.1, whole genome shotgun sequence genome includes a region encoding these proteins:
- the LOC123062142 gene encoding uncharacterized protein, with protein MAASAAGAGKSLIQTFRKFFKKPWEITGPCSSPEYRSAVPGALEYRQTCPATLREDSPRAIIPTSDPETVFDIKYYPRDGRRNRPPVRRTLLRKPDLERYMAAKQFDPAKDFPVPYVNSAVEEDYSAVGGGYTK; from the coding sequence atggccgcctccgccgccggcgccggcaaGTCACTGATCCAGACATTCCGCAAATTCTTCAAGAAGCCGTGGGAGATCACCGGCCCGTGCTCCTCGCCCGAGTACCGCAGCGCGGTCCCGGGCGCGCTCGAATACCGTCAAACCTGCCCGGCCACCCTTCGCGAGGACTCCCCCAGGGCCATCATCCCCACCTCCGACCCGGAGACCGTGTTCGACATCAAGTACTACCCGCGCGACGGCCGCCGCAACCGCCCGCCCGTCCGCCGCACCCTCCTCCGCAAGCCCGACCTCGAGCGCTACATGGCCGCCAAGCAGTTCGACCCCGCCAAGGACTTCCCTGTCCCCTACGTCAATTCTGCCGTCGAGGAGGACTACAGCGCCGTCGGCGGCGGTTACACCAAGTGA